The following proteins are co-located in the Vigna angularis cultivar LongXiaoDou No.4 chromosome 2, ASM1680809v1, whole genome shotgun sequence genome:
- the LOC108326980 gene encoding uncharacterized protein At4g29660: MASYLWRKYADYLYTKWEKTFLWDMVEPYRRPKSFTPLVTIYIAAFYSGVIGAAITEQLYKEKYWEEHPGKAVPIMFPKFYGGPWRIMGGDVPKSE; this comes from the exons ATGGCAAGCTACCTGTGGAGAAAATATGCAGATTATTTGTACACAAAGTGGGAAAAAACCTTTCTTTGGGACATGGTGGAGCCTTACAGAAGGCCCAAATCATTTACTCCATTGGTCACTATTTATATCGCGGCTTTCTACTCTGGAGTCATTGGTGCTGCCATTACTGAACAACTCTACaag GAAAAGTACTGGGAAGAGCACCCTGGGAAAGCAGTTCCTATCATGTTTCCAAAGTTTTATGGGGGTCCCTGGAGGATCATGGGCGGTGATGTTCCTAAATCTGAATGA